The sequence GCTTCGTCGTTCGTGATGAGCGTCGCTCACCTCCCCGCGCGGAAGGCGTTGAGGATCGCGTCGGCGCCCTGATCGCGAAGGGCCTGGGCGACGCGCCGGCCGAGTTCGTCGGCGGCGTTGGGATCACCCGAGAGCGAGGCCAGCAGGCGGGTTCGGCCGTCAGGGTCGAGGACGGCCGCGTCCAGATGCAACTGGCCGTCCTCAGCAATCCGTCCCCAGGCGGCCATCGGGATCATGCAGCCGCCTTCCAACTCGGCCAGAGCCCGACGCTCGGCGACGACGCCGCGATGAGCGTCCGGGTCGTCGAGCAGAGCGAGGAGGCCGCGCGTCGCCTGGTCGTCGGCTCGGCACTCGATCCCGAGCGCCCCCTGGCCGACGGCCGGCAGGATCGCGGGCGGTTCCAGCCGCTGGGTCGCGTGGTGGTGCAGGCCGAGCCGATGCAACCCGGCCCAGGCGAGGACCACGGCGTCGAGTTCGCCTCCGAGCGCCAGGTTCAACCGGGTCTCGACATTCCCCCGGATCGACGTGACCACCAGGTCGGGCCTGGCGTTGAGGATCTGCGCCCGGCGTCGAATCGAGCCCGTGCCCACGCGAGAGCCGGCGGGGAGAGCCTCCAGCGTCTTGCGGGCCGGCGCGATCAGGGCGTCGGCCACATCCTCGCGAGGCGGCACCGCGGCCAGGACGAGTTCGGCGGGGCCCTGCGTGGGGAGGTCCTTGAGGCTGTGGACGGCGACGTCGACCGCACCGTCGAGCACGGCCCGCTGGATCTCCTTGGTGAACAGACCCGTGCCGCCGATGGCCGCCAGCGGCGAGTTGCGGTCGCGATCGCCCTGGGTTTTGATCTCGACCAGTTCGACGGACAGGCCGGGGCTGCGGTTGCGAAGGGTATCGGCCACCCAGTCGGCCTGCCATCGCGCCAGGCGGCTGCCTCGGGTGCCGATGCGGATCGTTCGGGGGTTGGTGGGGGCGGTCATGGCGGGGAAACTCAGGATCGAGGGCGAGAGGGGGCTCTCCCCGTAGGCTTAGTCGAGACCCAGCCTGGAGAGAGTGACGCTTTACGTGAACTGGGTTTGGACCCAGCCTACCGGAACTCAAGGGGGTAAGTACGCCCCCATCGTCCAGAAAAACCAGGTCGTCGCACACCCCACAATCATCAACACGAGCCCGGCAGCCACGGCGGGGGCGCCCTGAAGGGTGAGCTTGCGAGTCGCACGCACTTTTTTCCGCGCGATCGTGAGCAATCCGTAGACGAACGTTCCGGGGCCGAAGGCCAGCATCAGGAGCAGGTAAATCAGGATGGCCTCGGCCATCGGGCCCTCATCAACGTTCGCGGGAAACGACGACCGCCACGACGCGACGGGCTCCGGCCCGTTTCAGCGCTCGAGCGGCGGAGCCCAGGGTGGCTCCGGTGGTCAGGACGTCGTCGACGAGCAGGATGGTGCGGCCCTTCAGGAGCGAGGGGCCGACGCCGCGACGGGGGGCGAAGGCTCCTCGCATGACGAGGGCTCGCTCCTGTCGGCCTCGGCCGACCAGGTGGGGCGTCGGCTTGATTCTTCGCAGCAGGCGTCGGTGCTCGCGGCCGAGCGTCTCAGCCAGGGCGCCGGCCAGCGCGTCGGCCTGATTGTATCTCCGGGCCAGCCGGCGGAACCAGTGCTGCGGCACCGAGGCGACCA comes from Paludisphaera rhizosphaerae and encodes:
- the hemC gene encoding hydroxymethylbilane synthase, with the protein product MTAPTNPRTIRIGTRGSRLARWQADWVADTLRNRSPGLSVELVEIKTQGDRDRNSPLAAIGGTGLFTKEIQRAVLDGAVDVAVHSLKDLPTQGPAELVLAAVPPREDVADALIAPARKTLEALPAGSRVGTGSIRRRAQILNARPDLVVTSIRGNVETRLNLALGGELDAVVLAWAGLHRLGLHHHATQRLEPPAILPAVGQGALGIECRADDQATRGLLALLDDPDAHRGVVAERRALAELEGGCMIPMAAWGRIAEDGQLHLDAAVLDPDGRTRLLASLSGDPNAADELGRRVAQALRDQGADAILNAFRAGR